The Vidua macroura isolate BioBank_ID:100142 chromosome 9, ASM2450914v1, whole genome shotgun sequence genome has a window encoding:
- the TSEN15 gene encoding tRNA-splicing endonuclease subunit Sen15 — protein MEPAAGPGRGGICPAPGGEGGTDPGQGSSAAGRAPAAQGSWSGAAGGNWITAHPTFTEMMSLDVSDSTQVYAAFLVYLDLLEGRNWHEVHPVGVAELQLVCLHARAREQEGLQVMVPVPAHILISHERLREILKKASLPPEDPDTLLSVTLAIVETDSTIVYYKMTDGFVMPDPPDDTKDVDNKQWRKKRKKLFK, from the exons ATGGAgccggcggccgggccgggccggggtgGCATTTGCCCGGCTCCGGGGGGCGAGGGGGGCACCGATCCGGGCCAGGGCTCCTCCGCGGCCGGGAGGGCCCCGGCGGCACAGGGCAGCTGGTCGGGGGCGGCTGGCGGCAATTGGATCACGGCTCACCCCACG TTCACAGAAATGATGTCACTTGATGTATCTGACAGCACTCAAGTCTATGCTGCCTTTTTGGTGTACCTGGACCTCTTGGAAG GGAGGAACTGGCATGAGGTGCACCCGGTGGGcgtggcagagctgcagctggtgtgTTTGCACGCCCgtgccagggagcaggaggggctcCAGGTGATGGTGCCAGTGCCTGCACACATCCTGATCAGCCACGAGAG GTTAAGGGAAATACTGAAGAAAGCCTCTCTCCCTCCAGAGGATCCCGACACCCTGCTGTCAGTTACCTTGGCCATAGTTGAGACAGACTCCACAATAGTCTACTATAAAATGACTGATGGCTTTGTAATGCCAGATCCTCCTGATGATACCAAAGATGTGGATAATAAACagtggaggaagaaaagaaagaaacttttcAAATGA